The genomic window AATAGCTATAGGTTTATACAATATGTCTCCTCTGGAAGCATATTTTCTGGCTGTTTTTGGTAATATGCTTCCAGTGGTTCCTCTTTTATTGTTTCTTGAGCCGGTGTCATCCTGGCTCAGGCGTTTTTACATTTTAGACAGATTTTTTGGCTGGCTTTTTGCACGCACCCATCGTAACCATTCGGAGAGGTTTGAAAAATACGGAACAATGGCACTGGTGATGTTTGTGGCCATTCCGCTTCCGATTACCGGTGCATGGACCGGCTGTGCA from Methanohalophilus halophilus includes these protein-coding regions:
- a CDS encoding COG2426 family protein; the encoded protein is MLFGDHLIGLLGLVPSWLATIVMAALPVAELRGAIPIAIGLYNMSPLEAYFLAVFGNMLPVVPLLLFLEPVSSWLRRFYILDRFFGWLFARTHRNHSERFEKYGTMALVMFVAIPLPITGAWTGCAAAFVFGIKFRHALIAIMGGILIAGFIVTISTLVGIGFMDLIF